taatagagttaataattaaatttatatttataaatatgaaaatactaGAACTAAATCtagcatattttaacattttacttATAAGcttaaacttgaaaaaaaagttaaaaggcTTGTTTAGTTtaacttttgtaaatatattttaaaatttttgtttaagatttaagttATATGTTTAGAGTGAAAACAATTGAAAAGATAGAAAGTTAgaatgattaaaatgtttttttatgtacttgatagaaaataaaaaataaaaaattaatttttttatagttaattactttgtagagttgaaaattgtaaaaagatagaatttttaaaatgtataattttgaattaactTACATTTgtctctcattttctcttcttttataattttaatttttaattatttatttttatgcattatgataaaaattatcatCGCTCTTATTTTTGTTCTCTCacttttaatttctatcaatacacttttttctttcaactttttcaatctattttctatcttttcaCTTTTCACTCAACCAACTACACTCATTTTTGTATCTTAGAAAGTATTATGTTAAGTCATTTATTACATAcctattaaatgtgttttaaatgtttatttaacgAGTCATGTGACACTTTTACGGCAACATAGGTTTTAAATTTCACTTATGTGAGGATCAGTTTTAAATGTCATgctcattttattctttttaatgatattttttgatttattttcatcaataaCTAAAAGTTATAagtaaatttaaagaaaatataataataaaaaactagcCTTTAATATAATGGAAAATGATCActttattagaaattaaatcatttggagaatgattttaacatttagtaggttaaaatttattgaatttatttaaaattaatttttcttagaaaattatttttccataaatataacaatgtgaTTCCAATAATAAAAAGGTAAGAAAGTTACATTACCActccaaaaaattaaaacattaacccttattgtaaaataaaaattttggaacaatttttcaattaaaattataagttgtcaaataaaatattattaaatatttaattcaaatatttttagtaataaaatttattgtaaaatattaaataaataaatattataattatgtcATTTATCATTACATTCTTAATGTACCAAACGtgataacataattttttaagatttattaacATTAAGTTTCCAAATTTAACAATCATTGGTCTCtaaacttcttttttttggttcaCACTATGATCCCTGAACTTGgatttttttaacatatgatTATATGACATTTATTTAAGGTGATGACGCGACACAATCTTAGAATGTCTATTGGGATCTAGTGTCCTTTGTGTAGTAATTACAtaatgtatttgtattttttttgagcaaattaattttataaaacttcaTCATGATTTTCGACTACACAGATCTCCTTGTTTTgtcattgtattttatttatttaataaagatTTGGGTTATACAACTGTAACAATATtgtaaatacttaaaaaaaagaaaaaaaaaagaaataaactagaagaagaagagaagaataATCTTATGTCTGTGAAGTAGAATCATAAGCTGAAGAAATGTTATAATAGATGTGATGTCATTGATCCTATTTCACTGAAAGATATTAATGAAAGTTGTACGAACCCATTTTGCCCGGCCCACCAAATCAAACCCAAAcacaaaataaaccaaatccATTACAAATCCAAAAACAGACCCAATCGTAACACCCAATAGTAAAAACCCTAAGCCCAAATAATTAGCTCAGAACCTAAACTAGCAAGAAACCCTAGCCCACCAAGCCTCTTAGCACCGACGCCCACTGGTCGCCTTTCAGCTACCCGCAGCTCATTTCGCCAATCGTCGGTCTCACCATCTGCAGACGCCACCTCCTCCACGCGTCGACTTTGCTCATCACTTGAAAAGACCACCAAACAAAGCAACAAAGCGTAAAACGACAACAAACACAATCCAAATTGCAAACGAcaagaaaatagaagtttaGGGGTTGTAAAAATCGGCTATATAAGCCGAACATAAACATTGTAGTTTTTTCTGGCCTTTTTACGAACACTAGAAATCAAAAAGCAATATCAAAGTTAACAGGTTGCTTTCTCTTTTTTGATTTATCtatcttatttttcattttttcattttttcatttttctttttacaattccGTTTTTTTAATCTGttaataaaaagtaaacatacatataaaaaatgaaagaaagagaaaggaaatacTTGGAATTGTCGCAAACCCCATCGCCGAAGACCTTGTTTGGTCGTTGAAATCGGACCGGGAAAGGGTGTAGGGGTTCTCTTCTTTCGGCTTTCAAGCCCAGAAGGTTCGGCCTTCAAACGGTCTTTAAATCGGGTAAAAAACCTGATCTTTGCGTCGCTCCGACTATCGCCTACGGCGGAGCCACAGTGGCGCAGACTGTGGCCCTGATGACCGGAGTTATAGGCTGAGAGAGAACCAAActgttatttgtttttttctggAAAATTAAAGCTGGAgtgtatttttttccttttttttactatttatatagggtataaacgacgccgttttggacCTTAATATCGGTGGCCAAAACAACGTCGTTCAGCATTAAGACCCGAAAACCCGACCCGAGCTGCCAAGGTTCGCGTGTTTTCGCGCCAAAGGGGTTATTTGCAACCCAGATCCCTCCTCTTTTTCTTAGTTTTACAATCAAggttttttttcgtttttaattTGACCCCGAGGGTTTTGAGTTTAATTCGTTTCAGTCCAAGTGAAACGTTGCGCTTGGAACTTCAGGAATAATTGCTGGATTAGTCCCCGTTTGTTTCACCCGTATTCATTTCAGTCCAGATTCGTGTtgtataaaatttgttttggtgtattattaaacttaaattccttatttttgcattatctattttaaactcattactatcattttaaaatttgtttcttacattttatttgattctaaTTTGCTTTATACcctcttttaaattattgtttaattcattgctctcTATTATCGATgtttgtatttgaatgatggTTGTTGTGCTATTATTGTCATTATGTATACTATGAATTGTTTATTcgtattttaatatattgtcATTCATCAACGTAGCCATTTATTCAtacatcaaatttaacattacatcaatttttacccaaattcgtaaaaaaagaaaattttggaaataaagaCAATACCCGATACTTGGGATCTTTGAGAGGATTGAGTTATAACGtgttgggttccaattttcttcgttaaatctaaataatcgagaatgctctttaataatgtaaaaaaaacataaataaaaagctcattatcaggaattcaatacgttgtgtcctaacgcattggatatgacacgttgttttctcgagatgaggatttttcaaaaaaaataataaaggcaatattccgtatttggaaattcgagaagtcgtgccctaacttactgggtttcgatttttctcgcgttgaacctaaataaccgaatatccttttaaaattgaaataaatgaggtttaaataaaaaataaaaggcaagcttactctcaaaaatacgaggtgtcgtgtcctaacttactagatgtgacatcttgttacttcgagataaggagccattttccatttgaatttattcgagtaattttaaaataacacaatataaagagggatcgtatttttaaattcttttcaagtttttaattttcgacaccaatacattaagtaatcaactaggtaccaattttgggcgtatcgagggtgctaatcctttctcgtgcgtaactgactctcAAAATCGTTTTCTGGATTTTTGTAGAccgaaaaataatgttttaataaatcaaactatttattaaaacgatcaaattGCGAGGTGATatgatcacacctcattaaaaaagattggtggcgactcccgttttcattttcgttttcaaaatccaagtcgaccccgttttatcaaaaaatggtgtcaacaaaaCTAATAAATGagtaagggtgagtttggacgggcggtgcgtttacctgcgattagtgtaaaaatagcggtggcggtgagattagatactatagcgatactgtagcgtgagacaaaaagtaagctaaacgcaccgcaccgcaccgcacccaatcgcccatccaaacccacacTAATTGGAAAGATGGGTGATGTGAAAGATGACATAGTATTTCATGGTGATGAACTAAAATGGGGTTTGGTTGCAAATGCCGGTGGTGTTGGAGAAACAAGACATTCTACTTGAATGCAAATGAGATGCATCATCTACTCAATCTACTTTTATATTGGAGCAGAATGAGATGCAGATGATTATGATATTCAAGTGAAGATGAAgataaagaaaaattagaactAGTTTCTTATGATAATATTCAATTTCGTTTTTTATGGTATTTTACTTTACAATACATTAAgcaaattattaaactattaaacaaatttttttgaatttataaattgaactatattaaaatttgtctttttaattaattaattaattaatacttattaattatatgtattacatatgtttttatatacattttacatccatatatagatttatatttatatgcttgtgtcacggggctagacctttcgtctcgcaaaccgtgcggccttaggcgatccgtttactccaaactcgcccaagtcagccttaactcgaTGAGGATTCTTTAAGAACTCCTTCAAGGCACCAATTGAGCAGCGGAAGCGattttatgccaaaagaagctaagcaAAGAACAATGTAAAGAGCgccgcaaagtgtttgagtaaatgctctctacttctcttattcacaaagaataatgaaacaattcaggagtgagtacaaatgagggggaggctctctatttatagttgagctcccccaaaaccgacggtcaagatacaattacattgacggatgagatttaaccatatcccttaattttagggatttacaagataagccttatcaaatctaatctaatctttacaagatatgattccctctatcttctaagattagttaccatattagcctaagttgccatctcttcgctatcgggccaaccagcttgtccaatatctctttgaatcgggccgttcttgtgggccaaatgatccccatccgagcaagacctccattggatgcatttggtgcgctggtcacgggctttgaagcTGCGACGTGACATTCtccccacccattctcgcaacgtcctcgttgcgacttccgaatggcactgacttgattcgCCCCAGTCTCGTCTCGACGCCTTAGCCTTTCCCTTCCTTCGGGACTCTTGCCTCGGCTTACGTCGCTTCTTAACTTGAGCCGTCCTACTCGCTGCATTTACTCTGGTCAACTGTCCCACATGCATCGCTTCCTTTTTCTTGAAGTCTGATGAACCACCCACCTCTCCCATAGGTGGAAGCCTTGTCGATGACTCGGCCAACTCTGACGCTTCACTCAGCTTGAGCCTCATTGGTCCCAGCTTCACTGTTTTCATCGCAACTCTTTCCTCTAAGTCCGATGACAAACTCACCTCTTCCTTGGGTGGAAGCCCCTCCGATGACTCACCAAGCTCAGACGTTGCCTTTCTTTTGACTCCGGCTTACTTTGGACAGTTCCGCAACTCATGCGGACCACGGCACAAGAAGCACTTTACTTGCTTCCTTTTGCTCCTCTTTGCCCTCTTGGCTTCGGCTTTTCCCTTGctcgaaccaagcttcttggGCTCCTTGTCTGCTCCATCGTTCCCCTTGATGACAGACTTCCTCGGACACTTCCGCAACCTATGCGGACcatgacacaagaagcactccACTGGCTTCTTCTCGCTTTCGGCCTCCTTGGCTTCGACACCCCTTGCGCTCGAACCAAGTACCAAGGCCTTTACCACCGGCTTCTTCTTAAGCGCGGATTTCCTCGGACATTTCTTTAACATGTGTGGACCGTCGCAAAGAAAGCATTTCAGCTTGTCCCTTTTcctcttgggtttcttcttcccaactcgtggtttcccattaccaccattGTCGCCGTTGCCATTGCCATCAACTCTATCTTCCTTGTGATCCCTTTCACATACGCCCCTTTCCTCGAACTGGAAGacccaagcttgtctttccctagACCAAGCTTGACCACGGCCTCAACTACCGTCATGGCTTCCGACAGCttttggacacctctttgttccacctcctgTCTGACCCACGGCTTCAATCCCTTTTGAAAAGCAAGCAATGCTTCTTCATCGATCACATCTGAaacttggagcatgagttccttgaactctTGAACATACTCCCCCACTGTGCCTCGTTGCGTTATCCCTTGCAACTTTGCCCAAGCTTCTTCCTCGGCAAACACTGGGTAAAACTGTCCCTTCAATTCGCATTGGAACTCTTGCCACGTCCCAATCTCACCATGCCTTTTATCTGTGGTCCTACCTCGCCACCATAAAAGCGCAATGtcagtaagaaacattgaagcagtgtttaccttaaccGCATCCTCCACgatgcctttggcacggaagtagttttccatcatccacaagaaattgtccacatcACATGCAGACCTTGTCCCCACAAACTCTTTCGGCTTTGGGACATCCTCATTACTGAGTGCTGCATTAGCCACTCCTTTCCCCACGGCAGCTTGACACAAGGCCAGCTTTCCCTCGAGCTCCtctattcttgtgctcaaagccCTCGTCGTGGCCActgtttcctccttcaaagccaACATCATGGCCTCGAGAGCATCATTCCTGTCCGACAGCTTATCCCTGTGTGAATTAAACAACTCGTTTACCTTATCCATGGTGGAACCGAGAGACATCTTTACATAGTCTCTAGATTGCTCCTCCCAGTTTGCTATGCGATCCTCGAGCCCATCGAGTGCCTCCTTTACATCCTCCATGGAACCCTCGAGTTTTTCCACACGTTCCTCTACTGCCGATATTgtctccctcaaagacttcCTCACCCACCTTTGTTCGAACTCTTCTCTCGACATCCCAACGGTGCCTTTGAACCAACAACTCAGGTATCACTTGGTTCAaaacttggctctgataccacttgtcacggggctagacctttcgtctcgcaaaccgtgcggccttaggcgatccgtttgctccaaactcgcccaagtcagccttaactcgaTGAGGATTctttaagaactcctccaaggcaccaattgaaCAGCGGAAGCGattttatgccaaaagaagctaagcaaaagaacaacagaaagagcgctcgcaaagtgtttgagtaaatgctctctacttctcttattcacaaagaataatgaaacaattcaggagtgagtacaaatgagggggaggctctctatttatagttgagctcccccaaaaccgacggtcaagatacaattacatcgacggatgagatttaaccatatcccttaattttagggatttacaagataagccttatcaaatctaatctaatctttacaagatatgattccctctatcttctaagattagttaccatattagcctaagttgccatctcttcgctatcgggccaaccaggcttgtccaatatctctttgaatcgggccagttcttgtgggccaaatgatccccatctgagcaacagacctccattggatgcatttggtgcgctggtcacgggctttgaactgcggcccgtgacacttGCACCTTGGTTTACTCATAATGAgtctttttgtgtgtgtgtgtgtgtcttAGGCTAAACAAGCCTAGCTCCTTTGACAACATTGATCTATGCATCACCTAACTGATTTATATACATGCatggttattttaattgtatatttcttgtaatataatattacatacaAGTTGTAACACTGGAtagccttttaaaattttactgatattacaaatttttatttatttttccctttcatcATCATTGGAATGATTGATGTCATCATTAATCATTCTTATAGTATATgaaaagatttcaaaataatatttagataatatatcaatatatttctaagtaattatcaaatataatatattcaccAATATGCTTCTATCTTTTTCCAAATAATCATGTGTAAGACTCATGTTCGATATATTCTAACAAGAGTATAAGAATATGAATCTACacatataaaatgataataataataataacatgctTGCATCATATAGATGTATCCTCCACCCAAATCCAAGAAACAAGGGTGTGGACAGTGAATCAAATTACTAGTACTGTTCTTCTAACTACCAATAATCCCCACAAGAACAAAAGCCATCTCTAAAATGATGAAAACGCTTGTTGTCTCGAATAACTATCTCTCTTTCAACTACTTTTGATATCAGCTTAGCAGCATTGTGACAATCCACACAAATACGCAAGTTCTTGTTGATTCGTAGTGTTTCACCTTTACTTGTCCTCAACAATCcaacacaaattgcttgtttctCACTATGCCCCCTCAATACTTCAATCTTCTCATCTTCAGCCAATTCATGAAGCGCAGAGTTGGTATTCGGTTTATATCCGATTTTACGTATTTTTTCCTCTAATCTTCTCCACATGTTTTGCATTTGTTTAGAGCCTGTAAATGAAGTATTTCCAGCCATAAAGCTATGAACTTTCCCTCCAAGTTCGATCCAACTACGACCGGCATCCTTTTGTAAGCCAATCTCCTTCATCTTTTGGCGCACTCTTCTTACATCGTCCCATTTCCCGGATGCTGCAAATAAATTAGAGAGTAAAACATAGTTCTCGGCTTTGTTAGGCTCCAATTCGAACAACTTTTCAGCAACTTTAGTTCCAATATCCAGTGCATTAAAAGTTTTACAGGAACTGAGTAATGAACTCCAGATTCCAGCATCTGGTTCATCAGGCATTTCATTTACAAGTCTCAAAGATTCATCTAATCGTCCTGCGCGACCCAGCATGTCGACAATACATGCATAATGCTCCAGTTTTGGTGTTATGCCATGGAAATTCTGCATGTCGTTGAAATATTTCAACCCCTCTTCTACCAACCCAGAATGACAGCATGCCATTAATATACCAACAAAAGTGAAACCATCAGGCTTCATACCAAATGCTAGCATCTTTTCAAATAGCCCCAGTGCCTCTTTTCCATATCCATGCAGTCCATATCCTACAATTATAGCATTCCATAATGCCACATCTTTATTCCTCGACTTTTCAAAAACCCTTCGAGCTTGTTCTATACAGCCACTTTTCGCATACATATCTATTATTGAACAACCAACAAAAATGTCTTCAGCTAGGTAGGCTTTCAAAGCATAGCAATGTGCTTCTTTTCCAAGCCGCAAAGCTGATAGCTGTGAACAAGCCCTGAATACGCTATTTATGGAAATTTCATCAGGTTGAATTCCATCCGAAAGCATTTGACGAAAGAGAACTAAAGCTTCATCAGGAAGTCCATTCTGTGAATAGCCAGCAATCAGTGCATTCCATGATACTAAACTTTTGTTTTCCATCTCTTCAAACAACACCCTTGCACTAGCTGATTTGCCACAGCGAATATAAAGTGATAATAATGAGATAACAATAAATGGATCCGTTTCTAATCCAATCCGTATCAAATACCCATGAATCTCTTTACCGAAGCGCGGAGATTTCATATGACTACAAGCCAAAAGTAGGCTTCCTAAGCTGAACCGGTCTGGTTTTATGCCAGAATTTATCATTTGAAGGTAAAACTCTAAAGCTTTCCTAGGAGCACCGTTCTGTGCATAGCCGCCAATCAATGCATTCCAAGAGCTTACAGTCTTCGTCTCCATACCATTAAACATAAGCTGAGAGGAGCACAATGATCCGCATTTTGCATAGGCTGC
The sequence above is a segment of the Gossypium raimondii isolate GPD5lz chromosome 4, ASM2569854v1, whole genome shotgun sequence genome. Coding sequences within it:
- the LOC105780806 gene encoding pentatricopeptide repeat-containing protein At1g18485; the encoded protein is MALVAHPSSPSHHRQSPLITRRTTYQRLNSSISQTTSLPQTNTSTKYQLPLLQQLTSLCQSKQSLPQALTFLQQQNPHHETLDSLQRKEAIGLLLQACGRYQDIETGREVHRMVASSTLFHNDVVITTRLITMYSMCDSPLDSRLVFDGLEKKNLFQWNAMVSGYSRNKLYEEALRAFIELVLQTDFKPDNFTFPCVIKACGGILDVRLGQGVHGMTAKLGLLGDVFVCNALIAFYGKCGLVDEAVKVFDFMSEKNLVSWNSMICVFAENGFAQEGLRLFSEMIKCEKSFVPDVASLVTILPVCAGEGNLEMGMVFHGLAVKLGLNQELMVKNALLDMYSKCGCLSHAKGLFDKDNNKNVVSWNTMIGGFATQGDARGTFYLLRKMQVEGREKTNEVTILNVLPVCLERSELLCLKELHAYSIRHGFHYDQLVANAFIAAYAKCGSLCSSQLMFNGMETKTVSSWNALIGGYAQNGAPRKALEFYLQMINSGIKPDRFSLGSLLLACSHMKSPRFGKEIHGYLIRIGLETDPFIVISLLSLYIRCGKSASARVLFEEMENKSLVSWNALIAGYSQNGLPDEALVLFRQMLSDGIQPDEISINSVFRACSQLSALRLGKEAHCYALKAYLAEDIFVGCSIIDMYAKSGCIEQARRVFEKSRNKDVALWNAIIVGYGLHGYGKEALGLFEKMLAFGMKPDGFTFVGILMACCHSGLVEEGLKYFNDMQNFHGITPKLEHYACIVDMLGRAGRLDESLRLVNEMPDEPDAGIWSSLLSSCKTFNALDIGTKVAEKLFELEPNKAENYVLLSNLFAASGKWDDVRRVRQKMKEIGLQKDAGRSWIELGGKVHSFMAGNTSFTGSKQMQNMWRRLEEKIRKIGYKPNTNSALHELAEDEKIEVLRGHSEKQAICVGLLRTSKGETLRINKNLRICVDCHNAAKLISKVVEREIVIRDNKRFHHFRDGFCSCGDYW